The DNA region CCGAGCCTGATATCCGCAAGCAACGCGAAGACTACCGCATCCAGGTTCAGCTTCCGGGCTTGAAGGATCAGCAGGGCGCCATCGATATCCTGAGCCGCACCGCGCACCTTGAGTTCAAGATGGTGGACGAGAATGCGGACATCGCCAAGGCTCAGAAGGGCATTCTGCCGCCCGGCGATGAGCTGGCCATGATGCAGCACACCAATGCCGATGGCTCCTCTACCGAGACGCCCATCGTTCTCAAGCGCGACGCCGTGCTGACCGGCGAGTACATCACCAATGCCGGCACCGCCTTCGACTCCTACAACCAGCCTTACGTGACGCTTACGTTCAACAGCCGCGGCGCCCGCCTCTTCGAGCGCCTCACCGGCGAGCACGTCAAAGAGCGCATGGCCATCGTTCTGGACGGCAAGGTCTACTCCGCGCCAGTCATTCAGGACCGCATCTCCGGCGGACGCGCCTCCATCACAGGCTCCTTCACCACAGACGAGGCACACAACCTGGCTATCGTCCTGCGCGCCGGCGCGCTGCCCGCTCCGGTCACCATCCTGCAGGAGCGTTCCGTGGGCCCGTCCCTCGGTCAGGAGTCCATCGACCAGGGCATCAACGCCGCGCTTATCGGCGGCGCCCTCGTCATCGTCTTCATGGTCATCTACTACGGCTTCGCCGGCATCGTGGCGGACACCGTGCTCATGCTCAACATCTTCCTGGTGCTGGCTGGGCTGGCTGGCTTCGGCGCTACGCTTACCCTGCCGGGCATCGCAGGTATCATCCTTACCCTCGGTATGGCGGTGGACGCCAACGTGCTGATCTACGAGCGCATACGCGAGGAGCTGCGCAACGGGCTGACCCCGCGCGCCGCCGTGGACATGGGCTACTCCCGCGCCACGCTGACCATCCTCGACGCAAACGTGACGACGGTTATCGCCGCCATCATTCTCTATCAGTTCGGCACCGGACCCATCCGCGGCTTTGCCGTCACGCTGACGCTGGGTATCCTGGCGTCCATGTTCACGGCCATATTCGTCTCGCGCATCCTCTTCGACCTCTGGCTTGTCAAGCGGCCGGCCAAGGCGGGGCTCTCCATCTAAGTGAAATCCTGGAGCTGATCCATGGGCTTGAATATCCTCAAAAAAGTTCCCACTGTGAACTTCATCGGCTACCGCAAGGTCGCCTTCCTCATCTCCGGGCTGCTCATTCTGGCCGGCGTTGTCTCGCTGGCCATCAAGGGCGGACCAGCCTACGGCATCGACTTTGCCGGCGGCATCAACGTGCAGCTCAAGTTCAACAATGAAGTCGAGCTCGACAAGCTGCGCGACGCTCTGGAGAGCATCGGACTGGAAGGGCTCACCGTCCAGCGCTTCGGCATGCAGGGCGACAACGAATACCT from Oceanidesulfovibrio marinus includes:
- the secD gene encoding protein translocase subunit SecD, producing MSGNLRLRIGITLFVTLIGLIYVLPSIPAVRESSLGKVLPDTKINLGLDLQGGMHLTLGVDIDKAVENNISQAGRDLRDIARDDGVFILRPTVTKENHLQFVLPKADSRDKLDEIIAEHFENFRVNSRTTLDDGQVRYDLIMTEKYKNYLADLTLDQAVKTIRNRIDQFGVSEPDIRKQREDYRIQVQLPGLKDQQGAIDILSRTAHLEFKMVDENADIAKAQKGILPPGDELAMMQHTNADGSSTETPIVLKRDAVLTGEYITNAGTAFDSYNQPYVTLTFNSRGARLFERLTGEHVKERMAIVLDGKVYSAPVIQDRISGGRASITGSFTTDEAHNLAIVLRAGALPAPVTILQERSVGPSLGQESIDQGINAALIGGALVIVFMVIYYGFAGIVADTVLMLNIFLVLAGLAGFGATLTLPGIAGIILTLGMAVDANVLIYERIREELRNGLTPRAAVDMGYSRATLTILDANVTTVIAAIILYQFGTGPIRGFAVTLTLGILASMFTAIFVSRILFDLWLVKRPAKAGLSI